From Erigeron canadensis isolate Cc75 chromosome 8, C_canadensis_v1, whole genome shotgun sequence, one genomic window encodes:
- the LOC122611348 gene encoding 30S ribosomal protein S9, chloroplastic, translated as MATSISTLTSSFSSLSFSSQISQQKPISLTKSAHFTKPKTTLNNKILATAAAVEPVVAGGGDIETMNIEKYVKSRLPGGFAAQTLIGTGRRKCAIARVVIQEGTGKFIINYRDAKEYLQGNPLWLQYIKVPLATLGYETSYDVFVKAHGGGLSGQAQAISLGIARALLKVSEDHRKPLRKEGLLTRDARIVERKKPGLKKARKAPQFSKR; from the exons atggcaACGTCCATTTCCACCTTAACATCATCTTTCTCATCACTCTCCTTCTCTTCACAAATTTCCCAACAAAAACCCATTTCTTTAACAAAATCAGCCCATTTCACCAAACccaaaacaacccttaataATAAAATACTTGCAACTGCTGCAGCCGTGGAGCCAGTGGTTGCTGGAGGAGGAGATATAGAGACAATGAATATAGAAAAATATGTAAAGTCAAGATTGCCAGGTGGGTTTGCTGCTCAAACACTTATTGGTACTGGCCGTCGAAAATGTGCAATTGCTAGGGTTGTTATTCAAGAAGGAACTggcaaatttattattaattatcgTGATGCTAAG GAATATCTCCAAGGTAATCCATTGTGgcttcaatatattaaagtccCTTTGGCAACTTTGGGATACGAGACTAGCTATGATGTATTTGTGAAGGCACATGGAGGTGGTCTTTCCGGGCAGGCACAAGCAATCTCCCTTGGCATTGCTCGTGCTTTGCTAAAAGTGAGTGAAGACCATAGAAAGCCCCTCAGAAAGGAAGGTCTTCTTACCAGAGATGCAAGAATAGTTGAAAGGAAGAAACCTGGTCTCAAGAAAGCTCGAAAAGCCCCACAATTCTCCAAACGTTGA